The DNA segment CTATACCATGTCTCACACTCTCTACGGACTGGAACCGGGAGCGAAAGTATACGTGAGGTCTTATGCCAAGAATGAGCATGGAGAAGTTTGGGGAAATGAGATCAGCTTCACGATGTTACCAATGCACTGGGACGTTATTGATCTGGGACAGAATTTTACCATCAACAGTATTCACTTTCATGATGCTAATAATGGCTGGCTCTGTGGTAGTAATGGGCAGGTAAAACAAAGCATTGATGGCGGAATGACCTGGTTCGACGTTAATACTGGAACCAATTCGTACTTGTCAGATATGTTTTGGCTGGATACCAATACTGGTTGGATTGTAGGTAGTCAGAACACAGTGCTCCGTACCACCAGCGGCGGCAGAAGTTGGCAGTTGATTGATGCCGGCACTGTCGAAAGCGAACAGTTCAGCGGCGTTTACTTTGAAGACACTTCAACAGGCTATCTGGTATCTATTTACGGAGCTGTGATCAAGACCACAGATGGTGGAGAAAGTTGGACACAGATACGTAATGAGGGTACCTTGTGTTTTAATGAAATCTGGGCACAAGGATCTACTATAATAATGTTTGGTCAGGGTTTACGCATCAGCAATGACGGCGGTGAAACCTGGACGACGGGCTTGAACACTAACCACGAGTACTATGGATACTTTTACCGGGAACCCGGATTCATGTGGGTGGTCGGAGAGGACAGTGATACAGGCGATGGGAAAGTGTATCGCACGGAAGACATGGGACAAACATGGAGTCTGATCAAACACTTGTGTGACTATACCATAAACGAAATCTGTGCCGCTCCAGGAAGCTCCAAGATGTGGTTTGTAGGTGATTATGGGTCCATTTACAGCTCCACGAATGACGGCCTTTCCTGGACAATGAACTACAACCTTCTTGGATCTGTAATGTTCAAAACTATCTGTGCGGTGGATGAAAACACAGTCTGGATTGGGGGATCCTTGGGGAGACTGCTAAAGCTGAAGACAGCAGAATCACAGTGAGTTTATGCAGTAGGACTAAGCTCCGGTCGTAACCGAAACCACCTTGCATTACAGGTGATGTAGATTGAGGCTATGGATGATCACGCCTTGTGGCACCGTATATCCATCATCATGCCTTGATCTTGGTTCATACAGGTATTGTGATGAGAACTAGATCATCATTGAAGTTACGATAAGGTATAAGATACAGTGCATCCAGTTATTTTTGGTTTGAGAATACTAAATGCTTGACAAAAAAACGCCGCTAAAAAAGTTTGGAAAAACATATTTAAAAATGGGTCCAGTAACTCAGTGGTAGAGTATCTGCCTTTTAAGCAGAGAGTCGATGGTTCGAGTCCATCCTGGATCACCAAATATTTGCGACCCCTTCGTCTATCGGTCAGGACTCAAGATTTTCATTCTTGCAAGAGGGGTTCGATTCCCCTAGGGGTCGCCAAATATATATAGAGCTAAGGTGCGTCTGCGCCTTTTTTATTGCGTCCCGTTCGTCTAGTGGCCTAGGACTCGTGATTCTCAGTCATGCAACAGGGGTTCGATTCCCCTACGGGATGCCATTATTTTGTCCGGAAGTATCAACCTACAATATAATCTCCAAGCATTACTATCTGCTATCTTGACCTGTCTTTGAATAGATCTTTATATTCTTTTTCGCTCGTACATGTAAAAAAATGCCGATCAGGATGCTTGGATGATTATTGTCAAACCTCCACATTACATTGCTGACAGGCGTTCAACTCGCTGCGGATGGTTGCCCACACAAAGCGGCGGTCTCTACTGGTTACCAGGTTACGGGCTTTCTGGTGATCCTGCATGGCGCCAGCGATGCCTTGAAGTATCTGTAGCTGGGCATTGGGAGATTCTTTGGGAGTGATGACCAACACTATTAAACGCACCAAGTTGCCGTCAGGACTGTCCCATTCCAGGCCTTGTCTGGTATGAAAAGCGAATACAAAGGATTTCTCCAGGTTTTCCAAGCGGGCGTGGGGAATGGCAATTGAGCCTCCCATGGCTGTG comes from the Candidatus Cloacimonadota bacterium genome and includes:
- a CDS encoding YCF48-related protein, coding for MKRTVICFACFVLLLLTACGDSGTDPNKGLPVIETLPVSQIELGIPNISIKIISPGDSPLTELALCWGENPNPDLSGDHYDLDPYYDEYPYTMSHTLYGLEPGAKVYVRSYAKNEHGEVWGNEISFTMLPMHWDVIDLGQNFTINSIHFHDANNGWLCGSNGQVKQSIDGGMTWFDVNTGTNSYLSDMFWLDTNTGWIVGSQNTVLRTTSGGRSWQLIDAGTVESEQFSGVYFEDTSTGYLVSIYGAVIKTTDGGESWTQIRNEGTLCFNEIWAQGSTIIMFGQGLRISNDGGETWTTGLNTNHEYYGYFYREPGFMWVVGEDSDTGDGKVYRTEDMGQTWSLIKHLCDYTINEICAAPGSSKMWFVGDYGSIYSSTNDGLSWTMNYNLLGSVMFKTICAVDENTVWIGGSLGRLLKLKTAESQ